The genomic interval ATATTTTCCTTCTATTTTTCTTTCATGGCAAAGGGCTAATTCTGATTCTTCCAGGAGTTATAACGGCTACTTTGTTTTTAAGTCGTTCAAATTTTATATTTTTTATTGACTCCTTGAAAATACTTTTGATCTGTGATGCCTTAAAGTTCGCAGGAACTCGAACTAATATTACTCCGAATGGTGATGGTTTTAAACCAATGATAGGATAATCAAGGTCTCTTGTTACAATG from Nitrospirota bacterium carries:
- a CDS encoding DUF5615 family PIN-like protein, producing the protein MQFLVDENLPLGIVEHLLSLKHDVLDVAASNLRGSPDTVLWAKAAEEKRIIVTRDLDYPIIGLKPSPFGVILVRVPANFKASQIKSIFKESIKNIKFERLKNKVAVITPGRIRISPLP